The window CGACGGCCACACCGAGGCAGCCGTGGACCTCGCCCGTCTCGCGGGTCTGCGCCCGGCCGGGGCGATCGTCGAGATCGCCGGCGAGGACGGCCGGATGCTCCGCCTGCCCGAGCTGATCCCCTTCGCCCGCAAGCACGGGCTGACGATCATCTCCATCGAGGACCTCATCGCCTACCGCCGCTCCGCCGAGCCCACCGTCAGGCGCGAGGCGAAGACCCAACTCCCCACCGAGTTCGGCGACTTCACGGCATACGGCTACCGCTCCACCGTCGACGGCGTGGAGCATGTCGCCCTCGTCCACGGTGAGATCGGCGACGGCGAGGACGTCCTCGTGCGCGTCCACTCCGAATGCCTCACCGGCGACATCTTCCACTCGCTGCGCTGCGACTGCGGCCCCCAGCTGGGGACCTCCCTCGAACGCGTCGCCGCCGAGGGCCGGGGCGTCGTCGTCTATCTGCGCGGCCACGAGGGCCGGGGCATCGGACTGCTGTCCAAGCTGCGCGCCTACGAACTCCAGGAGCGCGGCCGCGACACCCTCGACGCCAACCTGGAGCTGGGCCTGCCCGCCGACGCCCGGGACTACGGCGCCGGCGCGCAGATCCTCGTGGACCTGGGCGTACGCAGCCTGCGCCTGATGACCAACAACCCCCAGAAGACCGACGCCCTCGTCCGGCACGGCCTGCGCGTCACCGACCGCGAACCGATGCCGGTCCGCGCGGGCGAGCACAACCTCCGCTACCTGCGCACCAAGCGCGACCGGATGGGCCACGACCTGCCCTGGCTGGACACCACCACGGCGTCCACCTGCGGCGCCCAGTAACAACCAGCGGCAAGATCCACGAACAGCAGTCCCAGGAACCAAGGAGCAACGTGAGCGGCAAGGGCGCACCCGAACTGTCCGTACGCAACTGCGGCGACCTGCGCGTCGCGGTCATCGCGGCCCAATGGCACGAGAAGGTGATGGACGGCCTCGTCGAAGGCGCCCTGCGCGCCCTGCACGACCTGGGCATCGACGAGCCGACCCTGCTGCGGGTCCCCGGCAGCTGGGAACTCCCGGTCGTCGCCAAGGTCCTCGCGGGCCGCGGCTACGACGCCATCGTGGCCCTCGGCGTCGTCATCCGCGGCGGCACCCCCCACTTCGAGTACGTGTGCCAGGGCGTCACCCAGGGCCTCACCCAGGTCTCCGTCGACACCGGCGTCCCCGTCGGCATGGGCGTGCTGACCTGCGACACCGAGGAGCAGGCCCTGGACCGCGCCGGTATCGAGGGCTCGAACGAGGACAAGGGCCACGAGGCGGTGACGGCGGCGGTGGCGACCGCGGCCACCCTCCGCTCAGTATCTGAACCCTGGCGCTGAGGCGGGGCCGGTTGCGCGTAGGGTGAGGCTCACCATGTCCAAGAAGACGTTCGAGGAGCTGTTCACCGAGCTCCAGCACAAGGCCGCCACCGGCGACCCCGCCACTTCCCGCACCGCAGAGCTGGTCGACAAGGGCGTCCATGCCATCGGCAAGAAGGTCGTCGAAGAGGCCGCCGAGGTCTGGATGGCCGCCGAGTACGAGGGCAAGGAAGCGGCCGCCGAGGAGATCTCGCAGCTGCTGTACCACGTCCAGGTGATGATGGTCGCCCGCGGCATCTCCCTGGACGACGTGTACGCCCACCTCTGAACCGCACCGCACGCATCCCCTACCGAACGAACGAAGGAAGCTCGCCTCATGCTGCGCATCGCCGTCCCCAACAAGGGTTCCCTGTCCGGACCTGCGGGGGAGATGCTGCATGAGGCCGGCTACCAGCAGCGCCGGGAGTCCAAGGAGCTGCGGATCGTCGACCCGGTCAACGAGGTGGAGTTCTTCTACCTCCGCCCCCGCGACATCGCGATCTACGTCTCCTCCGGCCGCCTCGACATCGGCATCACCGGCCGGGACCTGCTCATCGACTCCGGCGCCAACGCCGAGGAGATCCTCCCGCTCGGCTTCGCCCGCTCCACCTTCCGCTTCGCCTCCAAGCCGGGAACGGCGAACGGCGTCGAGGACCTCAAGGGCAAGACGGTCGCCACCTCCTACGAGGGCATCGTCGCCGGGCACCTCGCGGACAACGGCATCGACGCCTCCGTGGTCCACCTCGACGGAGCAGTCGAGACCGCCATCGAACTGGGCGTCGCCGAGGTCATCGCCGACGTCGTCGAGACCGGCACCTCCCTGCGCAACGCGGGCCTCGAGGTGTTCGGTGAGCCGATCATGAAGTCCGAGGCCGTCGTCATCCGCCGCGTCGGCGCCGACACGTCCGCGGAGTCGGAGAACGAGCCCAAGGTGCAGCAGTTCCTGCGCCGCCTCCAGGGCGTCCTCGTCGCCCGGACGTACGTGATGATGGACTACGACTGCCGCGTCGAGCAGCTGGAGAAGGCCGTCGCCCTCACACCGGGCCTGGAGTCCCCTACCGTCTCGCCGCTGCACAACGAGGGCTGGGTCGCCGTCCGCGCCATGGTCCCGGCCAAGGAGGCCCAGCGGATCATGGACGATCTGTACGACATCGGCGCGCGGGCCATCCTGACCACCGCCATCCACGCCTGCCGCCTCTGACGGCCGGGAGCCGCACGCCATGCCGGACCAGTCCGCCCTCCCCGCCCTGCCGGTCACTTTTCGGCCGGGCCGCACCCGCGCCGTGCTGCTGTCGGCCGCGGGCGCGATCTTCGTGGTCATCACGGTGGTCGCGCTGCTGCTGCCGACGCTCGGCCCCGGGGAGCGGCTCAGTTTCGTCTTCACGGCGGCCATGCTCGCCGGGGTGCTGGGTGTGCTCTCCCGGCCCCGGGTGGTCGCCGACGAATCCGGTGTGACCGTCGTCAACATCGCCGGGCGGCGGCACCTGGGCTGGGCGGAGATCGTGCAGGTGAACCTGCGGGTCGGCGACCCCTGGGTCTTCCTCGACCTCACCGACGGCACCAGCCTGCCCGCGCTCGGCATCCAGCCGGGCATCGCCAAGAAGCGCGCCATCGAGGACGCCCGGACGCTCCGGGCGCTGGTCGAGGCCCGGTCGGTCACCGAGCCGGAGCAGCGTCAGGACTGACCCTGCTCAGCCACCGGGGCGCGACGCTTGCGCACATCGGGGACGGCCCGGAGCAGGACCGGAGCAAGATCTGGGCCGACTCAGGGCCGCCGCCCCTGCCGCAGTGGCCCCTGTCTTGATTAATCTGTTGGCGGAGGCGTTTTCGTCGCGCCTCCGCCTCTGCCGTTCCGCCCCCGGAAGGCAGGGGCTCCCTGCTAGTTCGAGGAGTGACTCCTTCCAGCGATGGACGGATCGTCCTGTAGTACCTGCGTCGCCCCCTCCAGGCCCATCGAGGCGGCGGCATGATCATCCCCCTGTTGCTCCTCGGAGCCGCGTTCCTGCTGATCCTCGCCAACGGCTTCTTCGTGGCCGCCGAGTTCGGCCTCGTGACGGTCGAGCGGGCGGAGGCCGAGAAGGCCGCTGCCGAGGGTGACCGCCGGGCCCACAAGGTGGTGGACGCGCTCAAGGAGCTGTCGTTCCAGCTCTCCGGCACCCAGCTCGGCATCACCATCACCTCCCTCGTCGTCGGCATGCTCGCCGAACCGGCGCTCGCGGAGATACTCCACGGCCCCTTCACCGCCCTCGGCATACCCGAAGGCGCGGTCTCCGGGATCGCCGTGGTCGTCGGCATGCTGCTGGCCTCCGCCGTGCAGATGGTGATCGGCGAGCTGGTGCCCAAGAACTGGGCGGTGTCGAAGCCGATGCAGGTCGCCCGTTTCGTCGCGGGCCCCCAGTACGTCTTCTCCCGCCTCTTCCGCCCGGTCATCGCCGCGCTCAACGCGGTCGCCAACCGTCTGGTCCGCGCCTTCGGCGTCGAACCCACCGACGAGCTGGCCTCCGCCCGCACCCCCGGCGAACTGGTCTCCCTCGCCCGGCACTCGGCCCAGGCCGGCGCGCTGGAACAGGACACGGCCGACCTCTTCGTCCGCACCCTCTCCCTGGGCGAGCTGACCGCGGAGAACGTGATGACGCCGCGCGTGAAGGTCAGCGCCCTGCAGTCGTCGGCCACCGCCGAGGACGTGGTCAACCTGACCCGGGCCACCGGCCTCTCCCGCTTCCCCGTCTACCGGGAGCGGATCGACGAGATCGTCGGCATGGCCCACCTCAAGGACGCCCTCGCGATCCCGGCCCACGAACGGCTGCACACCCTGGTCGGGCGTATCGCGAAGGCCCCGCTGCTGGTCCCGGAGTCGCTTCCGGTGCAGCCGCTCCTGGCCCGGCTGCGCAGCGAGCAGCCCATCGCCGTCGTCGTCGACGAGTACGGCGGCACGGCCGGGGTGGTGACCCTGGAGGACATCGTCGAGGAACTGGTCGGCGAGGTCCGCGACGAGCACGACGGGCACGAGCGGCCCGAACTCGCCGCCGCCCCGCCCGAGGACGGCCGCCTCGCCTGGGACGCCGACGGCAGCTGCCGGGTCGACGCGCTCCAGCGCATCGGCCTCGACGTCCCGGAGGGCCCCTACGAGACGGTCGCCGGCCTGGTCGCCGACCTCCTCGGCCGTATCCCCGCGCCGGGCGACAAGGCCGAGCTGCCCGGCTGGCGGCTCGCGGTGCGGCAGGTCGGGCACTACCGGGCGGAGCGCGTACGCCTGGTGCGCACCGCCCCCGCCACGGACTCCGCCCCACTCGCGGAGGCGGCCCGATGAGCATGCTCCAACTCCTGTTCGCCCTGCTCCTCGTGCTCGCCAACGGCTTCTTCGTCGGCGCCGAGTTCGCCCTGGTCTCGGTCCGCCGCAGCCAGATCGAACCCCTCGGGACCACACGGGCCCGTCAGGTTCTCTACGGCCTGGAGAACCTGCCCCAGATGATGGCGGCGGCCCAGTTCGGCATCACCGTCTGCTCGCTGACGCTGGGCGCGGTGGCCGAGCCGACGGTGGCGCAGCTGCTGGAGCCCGTCTTCGAGGCGATCCGTCTGCCGCACGGCGTGATCCACCCCCTGGGCTATGTGATCGCCCTCGCCGCCGTCGTCTTCCTGCACCTGGTGATCGGCGAGATGCTGCCGAAGAACCTGGCGATGGCGGCGCCGGAGAAGACGGCGCTGTGGCTGAGCCCGGCGCTGGTGGCCTTCGCGAGGCTGTGCAAGCCGGTCACGATCGGTCTCGGCGCCGGTGCCCGCCTCGTGCTGAAGCTCTTCCACGTCGAGCCCAAGGACGAGGTCGAGGCGGTCTTCACCAGCGTCCAGCTGGTGCGGCTGGTGGAGGACTCCGGCCAGGCCGGGCTGCTCGACCCCGAGGAGCAGGAACGCCTGGAGGACGCGCTGGAGCTGGGCTCCCGCCCGGTGACGGACGTCCTGCTGAGGCGTGACTCCCTGGTGACGGTGGTTCCCTCGGTGACCCCGGCCGAGGTGGTCGCCCTGACCGCCCGCACCGGCTACTCCCGCTTCCCGGTGGTAGCCGAGAACGGCGCCTTCATGGGCCGCTACCTCCACGTCAAGGACGTCCTCGACCTGGAGGACTCCGACCGCGCCGTCCCCCAGCAGATCTGGCGCCCCATGACCACCCTCCGCGCGGAACTCCCGCTGGACGACGCGCTGACCGTCATGCGCCGGGCCGCCACCCACCTCGCCCAGGTGGCGGACTCCTCCGGCAAGGTGCTGGGTCTGGTCGCCCTGGAGGACGTCCTGGAACTCATCGTCGGCGAGGTCCGCGACCCGGCCCACCGCGAGGTGCACCCGGTCCGCCTGTCCGAACCAAGGGGCAGCGAGACCCCGGAGGAGGTCCTGGCGAGCTGACGACGCTGCCCCCGCGCCCCTGTCGCCTTTCAGGGGCGCGGGGGACTGCGTGAACGCGGCGGGGGCGAGATGAAATCCCCGGACCACCTCCCGCCTCACATCGCCGAAGCCTCCCCCGGCCCCCGCCCCGACAACACCTCTCCGTACGCCTGCATGAGATCCGGCAGCCGCAACGTCGACAGATCGTCCCGCGTGGGAATCGTCGGATACCCCGACAGCCGCAGATCCCGGTACGCACAGCTCTTCTCGTACAGCGTCCGCAGAAACCGCCCGTTCCCCAGCTCGTCGATCCACCCCTGATCGACGACATGCCCGGACACGGACCGCAGCTCGTCGAGCGCCTCCTCGTCCCACACGTCCCCGTTCTCCGCGGCGAGCACCTCCCCGATGGAGGTCAGCTCCAGCGGCCGGTAGGAGGGGAAGTCGACCCGGGTGGTGAACCGGGAGGAGAGCCCGGGGTTGGCGGCCAGCAGCCGGTCCATGCCCTCCGGATAGCCCGCCAGGATCACGACCAGATGGTCCCGGTTGTCCTCGGCCCGCTTCAGCAGCACCTGCAGCGCCTCGTCGCCGTACGCGTCGCCCTTCCCGTACCCGGAGTTGGACAGGGAGTACGCCTCGTCCACGAACAGCACGCCGCCGATCGCCGAGTCGATCAGCTCGTTGGCCTTCACGGCGGTCTGCCCGAGGTACTCGCCCACGAGGTCCGCGCGCTGCGCCTCCACGAGATGATCACCGCCCAGCAGGCCGAGCGCGTAGAAGACGCGGCCCAGTATTCGCGCCACGGTCGTCTTGCCCGTCCCGGACGGCCCCGAGAAGACGAAGTGCCGCTTCGGCGGCTGGACCGGCAGCCCCTGGCCCGCCCGCAGCCGCGCCATGTTCAGCTGCGCGGACAACGCTTTGACCTGCCGCTTCACCGGCTCCAGCCCGACCATCCGCTCCAGCTCCGCGAGCGCCTCCTCCAGCAGCTCCGGATCCGTCGGCCCGGCCGGCAGGGACACCGGCTGCACCGGCACCACGGACTTCTCCCGTACGAAGGTGTCGCCGGCCTCGGGCGGCAGCCCGCCCGGCGGCGGGAGCCCGGGATCGGAGACCTTGAGGTCCCGGCCCTCGGGGTCGAAGAACTGCTCCAGCCCGTCGCCGTCGAGGACGTCCTGTCCGATCCCGGCGAGCGCGATCGCCGCGAAGTCGCTCGCCTCGTCGTCGTACCCGTCGCCCTCGGCGATCGCCGCGAGCCGCGCGGAGGTGTCCATGAAGGCGGGGTCGACCCGGTGCACGGCCCGGTACAGCGGCAGCGCGGCCGCGCTGCGCCCCGTGCCCTCATGGGCACGCGCCAGCCAGTAGCGCAGCTCCTTGCGCTGCGGCTGCTCACTGCGGCAGCGCATCAGCGCGGCGGAGAGCAGCGGCTCGGCCTGTCCGTACGTCTCCATCCGCACCCGGGCCATACCGCCGAAGAGGCCCGCCTCGATGCCCAGCAGCGCATCGTCGAGCAGCGGGTCGGTGTGCCGGACCAACTGCTCCCAGTCCTTGACCAGATAGGCGCGGCAGGCGTGCAGGAAGCGCACCTGGTGGTCCGCGTCGACCGGCGGCAGTCCCGCCAGCGCCCGGTCCAGCTCGGGCACATGGCGTCCGTCCAGCCAGTGCGAGGCGTGCGCCAGCAGCAGATCGCGCGGGCTCTCCAGCACCGGCTGCACCCACCAGCCCAGCCAGTACCAGGAGTTGAGGGTGCGCCGGTGTCGCGAGCGCTGCTCCCCGAAGCGCTCCCGGTGCCGGAACATCCTCAGCAGCGCGGTCGTCGTGTCCACCCGCAGCGCGTGCAGCCCGAGCCAGCCGTCGGCCATCCCGGGATCCATCCGCACCGCGGCGCGGAACTCCTCCTCCGCCTGCGGATAGGCGCCCATCGTGTAGGCGTCCACGCCTCGCAGCCAGGCGAGGTCGGCCGGAGCCTCGGGGCCCCGCGAGCCGAAGTCCATCACGTCCCCCACAAACCGTGCCCCCGTTGGAAACCGAACGGGCCGGTGCCCGTCGGCAGCCTTCGTCGAACCGCTGTGCAGCGGACGGGAGTTGCGCCGGCGCGTTGCTGCAGCCGTCCGAAGGTCGCACCCTGGGCATCGTACCTGCGGGTCGGTCGCCCATCGAAGGGTGCCGCAGTGCTCGTCCGGCGAGGTGGGAGCGGACGGGGTGCGCCGCAGACGGTCACCGAGGGTGAAGGAATCGTGCCGCATGCCTTCCGGAAGGGCCGGAGGAGGGCAGAACGAAGCCCCCGATCACGGGGGAACAACCGGGGGCTTCGCGTAGATGGGCGGTTACTGATGACCGCACATTGAGAACGTAAGACCTGTACGGCCCCTCGGTCAAGCCGAGTTGGGGCACTCGGGGCACTTCTCGGACAGCCGCCTTCACAGGTTCAGCACATTGCGGATGGCCCGTCACCCTGAGTGAGTGAGGGCCTCGTTCCGGGAGTCGTCGCAGGTCCCGTCAGCACCTCGTA is drawn from Streptomyces bottropensis ATCC 25435 and contains these coding sequences:
- a CDS encoding bifunctional 3,4-dihydroxy-2-butanone-4-phosphate synthase/GTP cyclohydrolase II; translated protein: MTTAPILYSTSDIESFALDPVEQAIADIAAGRPVVVVDDEDRENEGDLVVAAEKATPEIIAFMMSECRGMICAPMEGDELDRLELPQMVQQNTESMRTAFTVTVDAAPRHGVTTGISAADRATTLQLLASGTAEPGDFVRPGHIFPLRARTGGVLVRDGHTEAAVDLARLAGLRPAGAIVEIAGEDGRMLRLPELIPFARKHGLTIISIEDLIAYRRSAEPTVRREAKTQLPTEFGDFTAYGYRSTVDGVEHVALVHGEIGDGEDVLVRVHSECLTGDIFHSLRCDCGPQLGTSLERVAAEGRGVVVYLRGHEGRGIGLLSKLRAYELQERGRDTLDANLELGLPADARDYGAGAQILVDLGVRSLRLMTNNPQKTDALVRHGLRVTDREPMPVRAGEHNLRYLRTKRDRMGHDLPWLDTTTASTCGAQ
- the ribH gene encoding 6,7-dimethyl-8-ribityllumazine synthase, producing MSGKGAPELSVRNCGDLRVAVIAAQWHEKVMDGLVEGALRALHDLGIDEPTLLRVPGSWELPVVAKVLAGRGYDAIVALGVVIRGGTPHFEYVCQGVTQGLTQVSVDTGVPVGMGVLTCDTEEQALDRAGIEGSNEDKGHEAVTAAVATAATLRSVSEPWR
- a CDS encoding phosphoribosyl-ATP diphosphatase, whose product is MSKKTFEELFTELQHKAATGDPATSRTAELVDKGVHAIGKKVVEEAAEVWMAAEYEGKEAAAEEISQLLYHVQVMMVARGISLDDVYAHL
- the hisG gene encoding ATP phosphoribosyltransferase translates to MLRIAVPNKGSLSGPAGEMLHEAGYQQRRESKELRIVDPVNEVEFFYLRPRDIAIYVSSGRLDIGITGRDLLIDSGANAEEILPLGFARSTFRFASKPGTANGVEDLKGKTVATSYEGIVAGHLADNGIDASVVHLDGAVETAIELGVAEVIADVVETGTSLRNAGLEVFGEPIMKSEAVVIRRVGADTSAESENEPKVQQFLRRLQGVLVARTYVMMDYDCRVEQLEKAVALTPGLESPTVSPLHNEGWVAVRAMVPAKEAQRIMDDLYDIGARAILTTAIHACRL
- a CDS encoding PH domain-containing protein, whose product is MPDQSALPALPVTFRPGRTRAVLLSAAGAIFVVITVVALLLPTLGPGERLSFVFTAAMLAGVLGVLSRPRVVADESGVTVVNIAGRRHLGWAEIVQVNLRVGDPWVFLDLTDGTSLPALGIQPGIAKKRAIEDARTLRALVEARSVTEPEQRQD
- a CDS encoding hemolysin family protein, whose protein sequence is MIIPLLLLGAAFLLILANGFFVAAEFGLVTVERAEAEKAAAEGDRRAHKVVDALKELSFQLSGTQLGITITSLVVGMLAEPALAEILHGPFTALGIPEGAVSGIAVVVGMLLASAVQMVIGELVPKNWAVSKPMQVARFVAGPQYVFSRLFRPVIAALNAVANRLVRAFGVEPTDELASARTPGELVSLARHSAQAGALEQDTADLFVRTLSLGELTAENVMTPRVKVSALQSSATAEDVVNLTRATGLSRFPVYRERIDEIVGMAHLKDALAIPAHERLHTLVGRIAKAPLLVPESLPVQPLLARLRSEQPIAVVVDEYGGTAGVVTLEDIVEELVGEVRDEHDGHERPELAAAPPEDGRLAWDADGSCRVDALQRIGLDVPEGPYETVAGLVADLLGRIPAPGDKAELPGWRLAVRQVGHYRAERVRLVRTAPATDSAPLAEAAR
- a CDS encoding hemolysin family protein, whose amino-acid sequence is MSMLQLLFALLLVLANGFFVGAEFALVSVRRSQIEPLGTTRARQVLYGLENLPQMMAAAQFGITVCSLTLGAVAEPTVAQLLEPVFEAIRLPHGVIHPLGYVIALAAVVFLHLVIGEMLPKNLAMAAPEKTALWLSPALVAFARLCKPVTIGLGAGARLVLKLFHVEPKDEVEAVFTSVQLVRLVEDSGQAGLLDPEEQERLEDALELGSRPVTDVLLRRDSLVTVVPSVTPAEVVALTARTGYSRFPVVAENGAFMGRYLHVKDVLDLEDSDRAVPQQIWRPMTTLRAELPLDDALTVMRRAATHLAQVADSSGKVLGLVALEDVLELIVGEVRDPAHREVHPVRLSEPRGSETPEEVLAS
- a CDS encoding AAA family ATPase, with the protein product MDFGSRGPEAPADLAWLRGVDAYTMGAYPQAEEEFRAAVRMDPGMADGWLGLHALRVDTTTALLRMFRHRERFGEQRSRHRRTLNSWYWLGWWVQPVLESPRDLLLAHASHWLDGRHVPELDRALAGLPPVDADHQVRFLHACRAYLVKDWEQLVRHTDPLLDDALLGIEAGLFGGMARVRMETYGQAEPLLSAALMRCRSEQPQRKELRYWLARAHEGTGRSAAALPLYRAVHRVDPAFMDTSARLAAIAEGDGYDDEASDFAAIALAGIGQDVLDGDGLEQFFDPEGRDLKVSDPGLPPPGGLPPEAGDTFVREKSVVPVQPVSLPAGPTDPELLEEALAELERMVGLEPVKRQVKALSAQLNMARLRAGQGLPVQPPKRHFVFSGPSGTGKTTVARILGRVFYALGLLGGDHLVEAQRADLVGEYLGQTAVKANELIDSAIGGVLFVDEAYSLSNSGYGKGDAYGDEALQVLLKRAEDNRDHLVVILAGYPEGMDRLLAANPGLSSRFTTRVDFPSYRPLELTSIGEVLAAENGDVWDEEALDELRSVSGHVVDQGWIDELGNGRFLRTLYEKSCAYRDLRLSGYPTIPTRDDLSTLRLPDLMQAYGEVLSGRGPGEASAM